A stretch of Cicer arietinum cultivar CDC Frontier isolate Library 1 chromosome 5, Cicar.CDCFrontier_v2.0, whole genome shotgun sequence DNA encodes these proteins:
- the LOC101514466 gene encoding probable protein arginine N-methyltransferase 3, whose protein sequence is MAFKTNLNENEKEQVPYTVEQPEVEDDDDDDEMEEEKWDEWEGDEGGSDSQFVCLFCDSNYSSSSSLFQHCASDHHFDFHSVRNSLNLDFYASFKLINYIRSQVAESRCWSCGLSCQSKHDLQNHLHDVIDFNGIKPLWDDDRYLKPFMQDDSLLCNFGEYEEVEDEQISITDEDLLRELKNIKEAYGDDLDAVKSLVANGFFRRNEATSVSDDHSNHASSSDKELINGKGSRSCVSLIGKEPEEGSLMGNPQNHIAKHIKKVNESYFGSYSSFGIHREMLSDKARMVAYGQAILKNPSLLNGAVVMDVGCGTGILSLFAAQAGASRVIAVEASAKMAEVASRVAKDNGLLLSKSQPEVNGNHKGVVEVVHGMVEEIDKIVEIQPQSVDVLLSEWMGYCLLYESMLGSVLYARDRWLKPGGAILPDTATMFVAGFGKGGTSLPFWENVCDFDMSCIGKELVTDAAQYPIVDVIDHQDLVTSSTILQNFDLATMKHNDVDFTATASLEPKLSVSENGKTNLNSKTCCWCYGVVLWFETGFTSRFCRETPAVLSTSPYTPKTHWSQTILTFHEPVAIGLGEENEGNPETIGTEVYPAVKIDLRVSIVRSTEHRSIDISMEAAGVGPDGQRRSWPAQLFSLQ, encoded by the exons ATGGCTTTCAAAACTAACCTAAACGAAAACGAAAAAGAACAAGTTCCGTACACAGTAGAACAACCAGAAGTAGAAGACGATGACGATGACGACGAAATGGAAGAAGAAAAGTGGGACGAATGGGAAGGAGACGAAGGAGGTTCAGACTCTCAATTCGTCTGTCTCTTCTGTGATTCTAATTACAGTTCGTCCAGTTCTTTGTTCCAACATTGCGCTTCCGATCACCACTTTGATTTTCATTCCGTTAGAAATTCTCTTAATTTGGATTTCTATGCTTCCTTTAAGCTCATTAATTACATTCGCTCTCAG GTGGCAGAGAGCAGATGTTGGAGTTGTGGGTTATCTTGTCAGTCCAAACATGATTTGCAGAATCACTTGCATGATGTAATTGACTTCAATGGTATTAAGCCTTTGTGGGATGATGATAGATATCTAAAACCTTTCATGCAAGATGATTCATTGCTGTGCAACTTTGGTGAATACGAAGAAGTTGAAGATGAACAAATTTCTATCACGGATGAAGATCTCCTGAGGGAATTGAAGAATATTAAAGAAGCTTATGGTGATGATCTAGATGCCGTGAAAAGTTTAGTAGCTAATGGTTTTTTTAGAAGAAACGAGGCCACTTCTGTTTCGGATGATCATTCAAACCATGCTAGTTCTTCAGATAAGGAACTTATTAATGGGAAGGGCTCAAGATCATGTGTTTCATTAATAGGTAAAGAACCAGAAGAAGGGTCTTTGATGGGTAATCCTCAAAATCACATTGCAAAGCATATTAAGAAGGTTAATGAAAGTTATTTTGGGTCTTACAGTTCATTTGGCATCCATCGGGAGATGTTAAGCGATAAG GCTAGAATGGTTGCCTATGGCCAAGCAATTTTGAAGAATCCCTCTCTGCTAAATGGTGCCGTGGTTATGGATGTAGGTTGTGGAACTGGCATCCTCAG cCTTTTTGCAGCTCAAGCAGGGGCTTCGAGGGTCATTGCAGTTGAGGCTAGTGCCAAGATGGCAGAAGTGGCATCTCGG GTTGCAAAAGATAACGGTCTCTTGCTGAGTAAAAGCCAACCTGAAGTCAACGGCAACCACAAAGGAGTTGTAGAAGTGGTTCATGGCATGGTTGAAGAAATTGACAAAATTGTTGAAATTCAACCTCAAAGTGTTGATGTATTGTTAAGTGAATGGATGGGATATTGCTTGTTGTATGAGTCCATGCTTGGTTCAGTGCTTTATGCGCGTGATCGGTGGCTGAAGCCTGGGGGTGCCATTCTTCCTGACACAGCAACAATG TTTGTTGCTGGATTTGGAAAAGGCGGTACCAGTCTTCCATTTTGGGAGAACGTCTGTGATTTTGACATGTCTTGCATTGGGAAGGAGCTTGTGACAGATGCTGCCCAATATCCTATAGTTGATGTCATAGACCATCAAGATTTAGTTACCAGTTCGACTATTCTTCAG AACTTTGACTTGGCTACCATGAAGCACAATGATGTTGATTTCACTGCAACAGCTTCTTTGGAACCAAAACTGAGTGTTTCAGAAAACGGAAAAACAAATTTGAATTCTAAAACATGTTGCTGGTGTTATGGAGTTGTCCTATGGTTTGAAACTGGATTTACAAGTAGGTTCTGCCGGGAAACACCAGCTGTGCTGTCAACATCCCCTTACACTCCAAAAACACATTGGTCGCAAACGATCTTAACTTTCCATGAACCCGTTGCCATTGGATTGGGCGAAGAAAATGAGGGAAACCCGGAAACGATTGGCACTGAAGTCTACCCTGCTGTGAAGATTGATTTGCGTGTCAGCATCGTCCGTTCTACTGAGCATCGCAGCATTGACATTTCCATGGAAGCTGCTGGTGTTGGTCCGGATGGTCAGAGACGCAGTTGGCCTGCTCAACTTTTTTCTCTGCAGTAG